The following is a genomic window from Fundidesulfovibrio soli.
GGTGGAGAACGCCCTCAAGGTCCTCGAACACCCGGACCCCGGCCTCGTGGTCAAGATCGAGAGCCGGGACGACTACATAGACAACCTCAAGAGCGTCATCGAGAACAAGTGCTTCTCGCGCATCCACACGGGCTTCGGGGGCGACAAGCGCGCCATCGACCAGGCCCGGGCCGTGAACATCATCACCGCCAACCTGGAGCGCATGGCCGACCACGCCGTGAACATCGTGATGCAGCAGCAGTACCTGCGCGATCCGGCGTTCATCAAGCGCTACGACTACCGGGCCTTCTTCGCCGAGATCATGAAGGCCCTGCACCTGGTGATCCGGGCGCTCTACAACCAGGACATCGCCCTGGCCTTCAAGATCTGCCGTGTGGAAGTGACCCTGGACACCCTGTTCAAGACCAACTTCGACGCCATCCTGGCGGACCTGCGCAAGGGCGAATCCCCCGAGAACTGCATCACCTGCCACAACATCTTCCGCTACCTGGAGCGCATGGGGGACACCATCCTCAACATCGGCGAGGCCATCATCTTCGCCGCCGTGGGGGAGAAGTTCAAGATCCACCAGTATGAGGCCCTCAAGCAGACCCTGAACCAGCTGGGGCAGGAGGTGCCCATCTCCGACGGGGAGTTCCACTCCATCTGGGGCACGCGTTCGGGCTGCCGCATCGGCAAGGTGGAGGGGACGGGCGGCAGGCAGCGCGGCTCCCGGACCAGCGGCGTGCTCTTCAAGGAGGGCAACGCGGCCAAGCTGCGCAACGAGGCCCAGAACATCAACCGCTGGAAGTCCGTCATGCCCGGGCTGCCGCCCACCATTCAGGCCTTCCAGGAGGACGGCGACTCGGCCTCCATGCTCATGGAGTACCTGGGGGGCTGCACCTACCAGGAGGTTGTGCTCACCGGC
Proteins encoded in this region:
- a CDS encoding PhoU domain-containing protein; the encoded protein is MKFLDGVEENFRFMVLEVTKQVENALKVLEHPDPGLVVKIESRDDYIDNLKSVIENKCFSRIHTGFGGDKRAIDQARAVNIITANLERMADHAVNIVMQQQYLRDPAFIKRYDYRAFFAEIMKALHLVIRALYNQDIALAFKICRVEVTLDTLFKTNFDAILADLRKGESPENCITCHNIFRYLERMGDTILNIGEAIIFAAVGEKFKIHQYEALKQTLNQLGQEVPISDGEFHSIWGTRSGCRIGKVEGTGGRQRGSRTSGVLFKEGNAAKLRNEAQNINRWKSVMPGLPPTIQAFQEDGDSASMLMEYLGGCTYQEVVLTGAPDIAANATFILLQTVHQLWSDTIRKESVRGGYIRQLQSRLEDVYRMHPSFKTPRMGLEGMEIPAFEELLASAAEIEQGLEAPFSVFIHGDFNINNIVYNHEEQRIHYIDLHRSKDQDYVQDVSVFLISNFRLPVLDLRLRERLDRVMREFLHFTRAFAAEFGDDTFEARLALGLVRSFITSSRFEFNQRFAKEMYHRGVFLMQDLLAHSRSSCPWRGYRLPEAVLIY